One genomic region from Zalophus californianus isolate mZalCal1 chromosome 2, mZalCal1.pri.v2, whole genome shotgun sequence encodes:
- the LOC113925716 gene encoding developmental pluripotency-associated protein 3-like — MDSPKQLYPTWAPGSSQMPSEENSQEGSAASQTISKVLIKNLSKLTLNPSIKLPSPLPEYLPQQQDREKKPQGLVERILSTRRRTGVRTLLTARKERMERMMRLIQYQHYLNQRSMLQKDLQQKETEAESRVERCRRSCHHCLYH; from the coding sequence ATGGATTCACCAAAGCAGCTTTACCCCACCTGGGCCCCGGGATCATCACAGATGCCCAGTGAAGAGAATTCCCAGGAAGGTTCAGCTGCCTCTCAAACTATCTCCAAAGTGTTAATAAAGAACCTTAGTAAATTGACTCTCAACCCCAGTATCAaactcccttcccctctaccaGAATATCTACCCCAACagcaggacagagagaagaaacCACAGGGGCTGGTTGAGCGCATCCTCAGCACCAGGAGGAGGACTGGAGTAAGGACTTTGTTAACTGCTCggaaagaaaggatggaaagGATGATGCGACTGATTCAATACCAGCACTACCTCAACCAGCGGTCCATGCTTCAAAAAGATCTACagcagaaggaaactgaggctgaatcAAGAGTGGAAAGATGTAGACGTAGCTGTCATCACTGCCTGTATCATTAA